A segment of the Prochlorococcus marinus str. MIT 9215 genome:
TGCTTCACCAGCTATAGCTTTGGCTAAAAGGGTTTTGCCAGTACCCGGAGGTCCAACTAATAGAACACCCTTTGGGATTCTTGCTCCTACAGATGTGAATTTTTCAGGTTTTTTCAGAAAAGTTACAACTTCTTGTAAATCCTGTTTAGCTTCATTAACTCCAGCAACATCATCGAAAACAACTCCTGTTTCTGCTTCCATTGCAAATCTTGCCTTTGTTTTGCCAAATTGCATTGCTTGACCAGGGCCACCGGGCATACCATTTGACCTCCTGGCTAATAAAATTAAACCTCCAATTAAAATAGCTGGGAAAAGTAAATTACCCAAAATTCCTAATGCAGGAGATGATGTTTTAACTGGATGCACATCAAAACTGATCCCCTCATTTTTTAAGATGTTTATAAGTTCTGGAGTTAAGCCTGGCAGATCTACACGCAATCTTTGAACTTTATTATCTAAATCAGAATCTATTGTCTCTATAACTGCATTTCTACCTCCCTCAAAAATATCAACAGATGTAACTCTTCCTGAATTAATGTAATCTAAAAATCTACCGTAACTAACTCTTGCTACCGCAGAATTTCTTGGTGCAACAGTAGTTCCGTTAGATTTAAGTGAATCAACATTGCTTGAAGATAAATATTGGTAGGAAAGTGCTATTACTAAGAGTATAGGTAAAGCCCATAAAATTAATGTTTTAAATTTCTGATTCATTAATTTAAAAAAGTTGATTCTTGGATTCTAGACTGATTCAGTTCGTTTCGTTGATATTTTCTCTAACTTTATGCTTATACTACTTTTGTATGTATCCAATTTATAAATGAAATTTGAGATCAAGGATAAGGTTAAATTGATTGCGCCAGTCTCTTACTTGAAGACTTCAGATAATATGCCGATGTTAAGACCACCTGATCTAGTGGCAATTGATGAAATTGGAGAAGTTCTATCAATCAAATCTCCAGAAACTGTTGAAGTAAAGTTTAGAAGAGGTTCGTTTTTGATCGATGTTGATAAAATTGAGAAGAACTAACTTAAAAGTTTTGCTTCCACCTTTTAGCAATTTCTAAAGATATTTTTTTAGTGCCAGAAATACTCAGAAAAGGTTTTGAAAAATATTTATTAGTTAATTTAAGAATGTCTAATGAAGATATCTCGTCTATTGTGGAAATTAAATCGAGTTCAGAAATTGAGGAAATACCATAACTAATTAATTGTATTTTTCTTTGTAAAATTTCATCTAGTGATTGATTTCCCAATAGAAGAGAACCTTTTAGTTTTTCTTTAGCTAAAAATATTTCATCATCAATCAAGGGATTTAAAAGTAAATCTTTCCATAAAGAAGATAAAAGTTCAAAAGCAAAAAGGGCTTTTTTATTTGATACCGATAAATAAACTAAAAATGGAGCATTCCCACTCCTAACAGGATAATAAACACCTAAATCGTAAGTTATTCCATTTTTTTCCCTAAAAATTTTAAATAAAGCAGCGCTCATTCCATAAGATAAATATGATTCCAAAACCTTAAGAGGCATATATTCACTACTTCTACGAGAGCAAGTTTGGTTACCCAACATTATTATTGTTTGATTTGAATCATTATTATTAAAATAAAATCTATTGTTGGGACTTAAATCCTGATTTATTGGCCTTGATTGTTCTTCTAAGGGTTTTTTTTCTAATGTTTTTATACTTTCTCCATTTATTTCTAAATTATTTGAAATTAAATACTTATCTCGACTTTTGAAATTATTAAACTCAAGCAAAACATCTTCATAGGTAATCATTGAGACATCAGTTGCAATGCCATTTGTATTAAAGGCATAAGGATGATTTAAATAAACAATTTTTTTCCATTTTTCAAAACAGATATTAAATGGATTCTCTTTATCTTTTTTTATAAAATCAATAGAGGATTTTTTTACTTTTTGAAATTCAACTTCTAAGAGAGTTGGTCTATTAATTATTAAATCTATAAGAGGGAACATTTTGCTGAAATGTTCATTTAGGGATTTAATACTTATTGAAATACCATCTTCAAATACTTCTTGATTTAATTCTGCTCCATAGGACTCAATATACTCCGAAAGAGTGAAGTTATTATAACCCTCACAGCCCCTGGTAAGTAATGAACTGAGGATCTTGTTTATACCTTTTTTGCCCACAATATCCAAATCGCTGCCTCCTTTAATCCAAATTGAAGCCGTTGAAAAATTCCTTTTTGTATTATTTAAAAAATATTTTTTTAACATTTGCGTGGGGATGCAACTAAAGTGAATTTTTCTCCACGGATATATTCTGTGATCTCCTTGAAATTATCCAAATCATTCCAATAATTTAAATGACTTTCTAAATTATGGATTGAAGATTTTCTCCCCCAAAGAAGTTCATTTCCAAAGAATGAAGAAAGTTGTGTAGATGTCTCTAAATTAAAGATGTAATTACTTTTTACAATATTTATTGCTTTTTTTATTTCATTCAAAGTCAAGGCATTACAATTTGAAATCTCATCTATTGTTTTATTAATTTGCTTTTCTACTAAATCAATATCTTTGAACTCGCAACTTGCTTCCATTATAAATAATCCTCCTAATTCTCCAGCATTTACATCTACATATACCGATTCAACAAGATTACTATCTTCTTTTAAAATTTTAACTAATCTGCTGTTTCTTCCAACAGAGAGTATTGATGCTAATATCTCTAGTCCAATAATATTTTTTTGATTATTAAGGTTTGGAATAAACCAAGCCATAAATATTCTTGAAAACTCTAAATTATCAAACTTAACTGATTCTCTGCCATTCCTAATTTTTAAAGAAGGTTTATTTTTTAGATTTATTAAATTTGGACTTTTATTTATGCCAGATAAATCACTTTTTTCAAAAGTTTTATAAATTTCTTCAGAGAGATTCCCAGCAATTGCAAAACAAATCTTTTCGGTATTATAGTGTTTGTTATGAAATTTTACCAGGTCATTTATCTCTAGGTTTTTAATACTATGTTCAGTTCCCAGAATAGAATTACCATAATTCGGACTTAACCAAACCCTTTTCAAAAAATAATTAAATAATCTTTCTTCTGGCTGATCATTTTGTTGTTTTATTTCATCAATAACTACCCCTCTTTCTTTTATAAATTCATCAGGATTAAAATCTGGAGCAACGACAATATTTGTCAAAAGAGCAAGTGATTCTTTAAAGTTACTGGGTGGAACTAGGACATGGTAGTGTACATCATCATAACCTGTTGAAGCATTACTTAATCCGCCTAGAGATTCAATTTTATGGTCAAACTCACCTGGCTTTATTTTGTTTGATCCTTTAAAGATCATATGTTCTAGAAAATGAGCGGTGCCGTTTTTATCAACATCCTCAAATGAAGAACCTGCTTTGCACCAAATATCAATGCTAATTAGCGGCAATTCTTTATTATCCACAAACACACATCTAGTTTTGCTTGAATGAGTGTAGTAGTTAACTTCTCCTACTTTCATTTAGTTTCTCACCTTAAATTCTATTTTGGTACTTTTTAGCCTTGTTGTCTGAATCTTTAACTAAAACAAAATTAACTGACCCTCTTATTTTGGACTTATTACAAAATATTAGAGAGCATAGATCAATGCTGGAAGATCTTGTGAGTATAAAAATTGATCCAAATCTAACTAACATAATATCTAACGAAATAGGCAGAGAACTATATATTGAGAATGAATTCCATAAAGCAAAAGGATTTAGAAAGTTACATATTGAAGTTGCAGAATTTTCAAAAAATCTTAGGATATTACATTGCGTTTTTTTCCCTGATCCAAAGTTTGATATCCCAATTTTTGGGATGGATTTAGTTAAAATAAATGATATTGTTTCTGCTGCTATTGTTGATTTATCACCGGCATCACAAAACCAAGGTTTGAAATACGAAAAATTACTTTCTCAAGTTGATAAAAGTTCTTTTAGCTCTTTGAGAGAGATTCCTAAATGGGGGGGTATTTTTTCTAATAATGTATTTTTTGCTTCCTTAAAAAGAAATTCCGAAAAAAATGATTTTTGCAGAGTTGTGGATCAATACCTCTCTATTTTGATCAAATTAAGCAACAAAGCTAAAGCGGAAGTTGATAAGGAAATTATCCAAGAGAGAATAGATTTTCAAAAAAATTATTGTGTTCAACAAATGAAGAATGAGAAGACTAGCATGGTTCTTTTAAAATATTTTGATGAAAAATGGGTCAATAATTATATAAAAACAGTCCTCTTCGATTTTTAATGAAAATAAAAAAAATTAAAATCTTATTAACTTATTTATTATTATTTACCCCATTATCTTTCGGGATAATCTCATGTTCAAACAATAATAAATCTAATGCAAAATTTAAAGAGGAAATAACTGCAGATATTATTCCGCCTATTAAAGCTGTTGCCGCACTAGGTCAACTGTCGCCCTCTGGAGAGATAAGGCAATTGGCAGCTCCAATAAGTCAGTTTGGCTCTTCCCCACGAATTGTTCAAATTTTAGTTGCTGAAGGAAATTTCGTGAAAAAAGGTGATATCCTGGCAATCTTTGAAAATGGAGAAAAATTAATTTCTGATCTTGAAAGAAATGAAAATCTAATTAATACCATTAATGAAGAAATTACACTAAAGAAAGATCAAATTCAAAGATATGAGTCAGCTTTGAGCAAAGAAGTATATTCTTTTGTAGAGTTTTCAAAGAGAAAAGAGGAATTATTAAAATTACAAAAACAAAAAATAAACCTTATCGGAGATCAAAAAAATATCAAGATAGATCTATTTAATTCAAAACTAAGGAGTCCAATTGATGGTTTTATCCTTGGAATAAATACGAGAGTTGGTGAGAGACCTCAAAATGAAGGGATTTTGGATATCGGTTCTAGTCAAAAAATGGAGGCTTTAATAGAGGTTTATGAATCTGACATCGATAGGGTCTTTATCTCTCAGAATGTTGAATTGAGCAGTGAAAATGGCGGTTTCCAAAAAATTCTTAAGGGAAAGGTGATTAGGATTAGTCCTCAGGTAAAACAAAGAAAAGTTTTATCGACTGATCCAACAGGGGATGCTGATTCGCGAATTATCGAGGTACTAGTAAAACTAGATCAAGATTCTATAGATATCGTTCAAAACTATGCAGGAATGAAAGTGATTGCAAAATTTATTCCCTGATGAGTTTTTCTTTTTTAAAATTTAGAAATATACCATTGGCTTGGTTGCTATTAACTAGGCAACCATTAAGGCTAGCAGTTGCCATAGCTGGAATCTGTTTTGCTGGGATTTTGATGTTTATGCAATTAGGTTTTAGAGATGGTTTATTTGACACAAGCGTAACTATTCATAAACTTCTAGATGCCGATCTCGTTTTGATAAGTCCCAGATCAAAAAGCTCTATAAGTATGAGTGGATTTCCAAAAAGAAGATTAATTCAAACTCTCGCAGTAGAAGATGTTGAAAAAACTGCTCCAGTTAATCTAAATTATTTACTTTGGAGAAATCCCGAAAATCTTAAAACTAGATCAATACTTGCATTAGGTTTTAATCCCTCCGATTCACTTCTTTTAGATGAGGGATTCTCAAAGAAAGCTTATAAATTGAGAAATCCATCAAGAGTTCTTTTTGACAAACTATCTAGACCTGAATTTGGACCGATTGAAGAATGGTTCTTATCTGAAAAAAAAGTTGAGACTGAGGTTGCTGGAAAAAGAGTAGTAGTTGAGGGTCTTGTGGAGTTGGGACCATCTTTTGGTGCAGATGGTAATTTGATAACTAGTCGAGAAACCTTTTTAAGACTTTTTCCTGCTAATCCTCCCGGCAGTATAGAAATTGGTTTGGTAAAGCTAAAAAAAGGATCTGATCCTAAATCGATTTCAAGGATATTAAATAACTCACTCCCAAATGATGTTAGGGTTCTTACAAAAAATCAATTTATAGAATTTGAAAAGAATTATTGGAAAAATAGTACTGCAATAGGTTTTATATTTAGTTTAGGAGCCTTGATGGGTTTTGTTGTCGGGTGTGTGGTCGTTTATCAAATTCTTTATAGTGACGTTACAGATCACCTCCCAGAGTACGCCACCTTATTGGCAATGGGGTATAGACTTAAGTCTCTTTTCTTTGTCGTAGCTAGAGAGGGTTTTTTGTTGGCATTGTTTGGTTATTTACCTGCTTATTTCTCTGGTCAAATACTTTACTCAGTTATAAGAAGTTCTACTAAACTTCCAATAATAATGGACGCAGATAAAACTATTTTGATTTTCGTATTAGTTTTAGTTATGTGTATGGGGTCAGCCGCTGTTGCGATGCGTAAATTAGTTGATGCTGATCCTGCCGAAATTTTTTAAGAATTAAAGATAAATGGTTAAAGCTAATAAATCAAAAAATAATGTTAAAAAACTTAAAACAGTCTCAATAAAGAATTTGAGTCACTTTTATGGAAAAAATGAGAATAAAAAACAAGTTCTTAATGACGTTAATTTAAATATTGATAAAGGAGAATTGGTTCTTTTAAAAGGACCTTCTGGATGTGGTAAAACTACTCTTTTAACCTTAATTGGTGCCTTGAGAACCTGTCAAAGTGGAGATTTAACTGTATTAAATAATCAGTTAAATGGAGCATCAAGGAAAACGCGCCAGATTCTTAGAAGAAGTATTGGAATGATTTTTCAAGGTCACAATCTTCTGAGATGTTTAACAGCAGAACAAAATGTACAAATGGGTGCCGATTTAATAAAAGGCTTAACATATTTGCAAAGACGTGAAATAGCACGGAATTGGTTGTCAGCAGTAGGTTTAGAAGAACATCATAAAAAGTTGCCAAATGACTTATCTGGTGGTCAGAAACAGAGAGTAGCAATTGCTCGAGCTTTATCTGCTAACCCAAAACTCTTATTAGCTGATGAGCCCACATCTGCTTTAGATAGCGTTACAGGAAGAGAAATAGTAACCCTTTTAAGAAAACTAGCAAAAGAGCAAAATTGTTCTGTACTTATGGTGACGCATGATCCAAGAATTTCTGATATGGCTGATAGGATATTAAATATGGAAGATGGTAAAATATATAGTGCCCATAGTGAGCTAATATAATTAAAAGTTCAAAATTTCATGTCTAAGAGAAGGAATCTAAAAAAAGAAAAGCAGGAACGTAATCGAGCATATGCTCGAAAATTCAAAAAAAGGAAATTAAGAGCTGATGGAAGACCTGATGGTGGAAATGTTACAGGTACAGTAAATAACGGCGGTGCGGCTGATTAAGGAATATCTTTTATTTTTTATCTTTTGGAGTTCAATATATTATGCATATTTAAGACATAATCATGAATGTAAGTATTATTATACCGACTTACAATAGATTACCTATATTAAAGAAATGTCTCTTTGCGCTTGAGAATCAAAAATTAAATGCAAATATCAGTAATTATGAAGTAATAGTAGTTGATGATGGATCAACTGATGGTACGACCTCATGGATAAATAAAAACAAAGCTAATCTCCCACACGTTTTTCTATTTCAGCAAGAACATGGAGGGCCTGCACTTGGAAGAAATCTGGGAGTAATTAAATCAAAATATGAGGTTATTATATTCATTGATAGTGATCTTATTGTTTTAGACAATTTTATAAATTGCCACGTAGAAAAATTACTTGCCTCTTGGAGAAAAAATGATAAAAAATGTTTTACTTATGGCTCGGTAGTCAATACCTCGAATTTTCTAAATCCTCAGAGTGAAAAACATAAAATAATGGATACTTCTTTTGCTTACTTTGCTACTGGTAATGTTGCGATATCAAAAGAATTGATTTTAAGTGTGGGATTATTTGATACTTCTTTTAGTCTTTACGGTTGGGAGGATTTAGAACTTGGAGAAAGATTAAAAAAAATTGGTACAAAATTAATTAAATGTCCAAATGCAGTAGGTTTTCATTGGCATCCACCATTTAATTGCGAACAAATAGATTCATTAATAGCTCAAGAAAAAGAGAGAGCAAAAATGGCTTTAGTGTTTTATAAGAAACATCCAAATTTAAGGGTTAGATTTATGATTCAATTAACACCTC
Coding sequences within it:
- the devC gene encoding ABC transporter permease DevC; the encoded protein is MSFSFLKFRNIPLAWLLLTRQPLRLAVAIAGICFAGILMFMQLGFRDGLFDTSVTIHKLLDADLVLISPRSKSSISMSGFPKRRLIQTLAVEDVEKTAPVNLNYLLWRNPENLKTRSILALGFNPSDSLLLDEGFSKKAYKLRNPSRVLFDKLSRPEFGPIEEWFLSEKKVETEVAGKRVVVEGLVELGPSFGADGNLITSRETFLRLFPANPPGSIEIGLVKLKKGSDPKSISRILNNSLPNDVRVLTKNQFIEFEKNYWKNSTAIGFIFSLGALMGFVVGCVVVYQILYSDVTDHLPEYATLLAMGYRLKSLFFVVAREGFLLALFGYLPAYFSGQILYSVIRSSTKLPIIMDADKTILIFVLVLVMCMGSAAVAMRKLVDADPAEIF
- a CDS encoding phycocyanobilin:ferredoxin oxidoreductase, which gives rise to MLSESLTKTKLTDPLILDLLQNIREHRSMLEDLVSIKIDPNLTNIISNEIGRELYIENEFHKAKGFRKLHIEVAEFSKNLRILHCVFFPDPKFDIPIFGMDLVKINDIVSAAIVDLSPASQNQGLKYEKLLSQVDKSSFSSLREIPKWGGIFSNNVFFASLKRNSEKNDFCRVVDQYLSILIKLSNKAKAEVDKEIIQERIDFQKNYCVQQMKNEKTSMVLLKYFDEKWVNNYIKTVLFDF
- a CDS encoding DevA family ABC transporter ATP-binding protein, with product MVKANKSKNNVKKLKTVSIKNLSHFYGKNENKKQVLNDVNLNIDKGELVLLKGPSGCGKTTLLTLIGALRTCQSGDLTVLNNQLNGASRKTRQILRRSIGMIFQGHNLLRCLTAEQNVQMGADLIKGLTYLQRREIARNWLSAVGLEEHHKKLPNDLSGGQKQRVAIARALSANPKLLLADEPTSALDSVTGREIVTLLRKLAKEQNCSVLMVTHDPRISDMADRILNMEDGKIYSAHSELI
- a CDS encoding NAD(P)H dehydrogenase assembly family protein, translated to MKFEIKDKVKLIAPVSYLKTSDNMPMLRPPDLVAIDEIGEVLSIKSPETVEVKFRRGSFLIDVDKIEKN
- a CDS encoding HlyD family efflux transporter periplasmic adaptor subunit, giving the protein MKIKKIKILLTYLLLFTPLSFGIISCSNNNKSNAKFKEEITADIIPPIKAVAALGQLSPSGEIRQLAAPISQFGSSPRIVQILVAEGNFVKKGDILAIFENGEKLISDLERNENLINTINEEITLKKDQIQRYESALSKEVYSFVEFSKRKEELLKLQKQKINLIGDQKNIKIDLFNSKLRSPIDGFILGINTRVGERPQNEGILDIGSSQKMEALIEVYESDIDRVFISQNVELSSENGGFQKILKGKVIRISPQVKQRKVLSTDPTGDADSRIIEVLVKLDQDSIDIVQNYAGMKVIAKFIP
- a CDS encoding M16 family metallopeptidase; this encodes MLKKYFLNNTKRNFSTASIWIKGGSDLDIVGKKGINKILSSLLTRGCEGYNNFTLSEYIESYGAELNQEVFEDGISISIKSLNEHFSKMFPLIDLIINRPTLLEVEFQKVKKSSIDFIKKDKENPFNICFEKWKKIVYLNHPYAFNTNGIATDVSMITYEDVLLEFNNFKSRDKYLISNNLEINGESIKTLEKKPLEEQSRPINQDLSPNNRFYFNNNDSNQTIIMLGNQTCSRRSSEYMPLKVLESYLSYGMSAALFKIFREKNGITYDLGVYYPVRSGNAPFLVYLSVSNKKALFAFELLSSLWKDLLLNPLIDDEIFLAKEKLKGSLLLGNQSLDEILQRKIQLISYGISSISELDLISTIDEISSLDILKLTNKYFSKPFLSISGTKKISLEIAKRWKQNF
- a CDS encoding M16 family metallopeptidase, coding for MKVGEVNYYTHSSKTRCVFVDNKELPLISIDIWCKAGSSFEDVDKNGTAHFLEHMIFKGSNKIKPGEFDHKIESLGGLSNASTGYDDVHYHVLVPPSNFKESLALLTNIVVAPDFNPDEFIKERGVVIDEIKQQNDQPEERLFNYFLKRVWLSPNYGNSILGTEHSIKNLEINDLVKFHNKHYNTEKICFAIAGNLSEEIYKTFEKSDLSGINKSPNLINLKNKPSLKIRNGRESVKFDNLEFSRIFMAWFIPNLNNQKNIIGLEILASILSVGRNSRLVKILKEDSNLVESVYVDVNAGELGGLFIMEASCEFKDIDLVEKQINKTIDEISNCNALTLNEIKKAINIVKSNYIFNLETSTQLSSFFGNELLWGRKSSIHNLESHLNYWNDLDNFKEITEYIRGEKFTLVASPRKC
- a CDS encoding glycosyltransferase family 2 protein, which codes for MNVSIIIPTYNRLPILKKCLFALENQKLNANISNYEVIVVDDGSTDGTTSWINKNKANLPHVFLFQQEHGGPALGRNLGVIKSKYEVIIFIDSDLIVLDNFINCHVEKLLASWRKNDKKCFTYGSVVNTSNFLNPQSEKHKIMDTSFAYFATGNVAISKELILSVGLFDTSFSLYGWEDLELGERLKKIGTKLIKCPNAVGFHWHPPFNCEQIDSLIAQEKERAKMALVFYKKHPNLRVRFMIQLTPLHNLLWQILCLGGLISVDRILPLLKYLVNIRRNRLALEILRIPLNMIYIKQLTKLR